The sequence GCTGACTGTCACCGACAGTTCTATAAAATCATGATAATCATCAGTGGGTTTTGTATCCAGTCCCTTTGTCAAAAGGAGAACGACCAGAACTGTAGAAAAGACAATCAGGAGTCCTCCCTTGATAAACTGCACATAGGTTGTTGATTTCATTCCTGCTGTGGCAACAATGAAGATAACAATGGAACCTACCATGATTACACCAACATAGTGGGGCAGACCCAATAAAGGAGTTACCAGAGCACCGGCTCCCACCATCTGGGGAATCAGATAGAATATAGAAACCACGAGGGTACTGATACCAGCCATAAGCTGAATACCCTTTGAGTTGAACTTGGAGTCCAGAGCATCGGTAAAGGTGTATTTTCCAAGTTTTTTCATGGGTTCGGCAACAACAAAGAGTGCCATGACCCATCCCGCCAGGTATCCTATGGAATAGAGAAACCCGTCATATCCGGAGAAGGCGATCATTCCGCAGATTCCTAAAAATGATGCAGCAGAGAGATAGTCACCCGCAAAGGCTATGCCGTTTATTTGCCACGGAATAGAACCGCCTGCAGCAAAATATCCACTGACAGAGCTGGCCTTCCTGGCCGATAGAATCGAAATTGTCAGAACAGACAATACAATGGTGAGAAAAAGAATGATGGGAAGGATCGAGGCGTTATATATCATGCGTCACCTTCCTCTTCCAGAGCAGCCAATTCATCTTCTTTTTTAGTACAAATACTGTTGTAGATCAATCCGGATATGATAGCCAGAAGGATCAGGCTGAAGCCGTAAGTCACGGCTAGATTGAGGCCGAACGCAACGGGTAAGCCCATAAGTCTAGGAACAAACGTGTTTATCAGGACGAATCCGGCATAGACGATTCCGTAGGCGATAAACATACGTACGCCTATTCTTTTTTTGAATTCCGAAGCAGGATCTTTCCCGGCTGGAGCGGCTGGTTCATGTAGCATCTAGTCTCCTTGTGATTCAAGAACATTTTTGTGCATTAATAATGATTTTGGATTTTGAAAAGAAAATAATAGTTCTCTTCTCGGGTTTGATAATAGCATGCCCTATCAGTAAATGCGAGAAAAATAAGAAGGGTGGGGAAGGAATCCGGGGAGGACTCCCCGGAATCAA comes from Oceanispirochaeta sp. M1 and encodes:
- a CDS encoding DUF485 domain-containing protein, translated to MLHEPAAPAGKDPASEFKKRIGVRMFIAYGIVYAGFVLINTFVPRLMGLPVAFGLNLAVTYGFSLILLAIISGLIYNSICTKKEDELAALEEEGDA